A single region of the Nocardioides aurantiacus genome encodes:
- a CDS encoding thymidine kinase, which yields MAELQFFTGTMDSGKSTLALQTNHNHAARGRAGRIFTSHDRAGQALVSSRLGLTHDALEVDEDFDFWRYVVDELTHGARIDYLICDEAQFYSGRQVEDLAKVVDELQIDVFAFGILSDFRTALFAGSRRLVELADRMHVLQVEALCWCGKRATHNARSVDGVMVVEGEQVVVGDVEGDDPDAAVPEVVYEVLCRAHHRRRMTAARARAVSMVAEPLPFA from the coding sequence GTGGCCGAGCTCCAGTTCTTCACCGGCACCATGGACTCCGGCAAGAGCACCCTGGCGCTGCAGACCAACCACAACCACGCTGCCCGCGGTCGGGCCGGTCGCATCTTCACCAGCCACGACCGCGCCGGCCAGGCCCTCGTCTCCTCACGGCTGGGCCTGACGCACGACGCGCTCGAGGTCGACGAGGACTTCGACTTCTGGCGCTACGTCGTCGACGAGCTGACCCACGGGGCACGCATCGACTACCTGATCTGCGACGAGGCCCAGTTCTACTCGGGCCGGCAGGTCGAGGACCTGGCCAAGGTCGTCGACGAGCTCCAGATCGACGTCTTCGCCTTCGGGATCCTCTCCGACTTCCGCACCGCGCTGTTCGCCGGCTCCCGCCGCCTGGTCGAGCTCGCCGACCGGATGCACGTGCTCCAGGTCGAGGCGCTGTGCTGGTGCGGCAAGCGGGCCACGCACAACGCCCGGTCGGTCGACGGCGTCATGGTCGTCGAGGGCGAGCAGGTCGTGGTCGGCGACGTGGAAGGCGACGACCCCGACGCGGCCGTGCCCGAGGTGGTCTACGAGGTGCTGTGCCGCGCGCACCACCGTCGCCGGATGACCGCCGCCCGCGCCCGCGCGGTGTCGATGGTCGCCGAGCCGCTGCCGTTCGCCTGA
- a CDS encoding alkaline phosphatase family protein codes for MPAPFGPVPADTDFVEPDLSGGGRTLADVLPAVSRALGVDAGLPTGGLELPPAPAYVVMLVDGLGHRLLAEHRAQAPFLHSLLGEAPVTCGVPSTTATSLTSLGTALPAGQHGLVGFTSRVPESGELLNALFWDQPVEPTVWQPHATAFDRLGAAGVHTTVVSKRDFAGSGLTRAGQRGASYVGADDVAERVAGAVAAAARRPSVTYVYDGDLDWHGHRAGVDSQRWRHQLRDIDEDAQELRDALPTDVRLVVVADHGMVDTTPATSLDLDALPGLRDGVTLLGGEARFRHVYCHAGALDDVAATWREQLAGRATVLTRDEAVARGWFGRVDAGVRLRIGDVVAAAHDDWALFSSVDFAYETRLVGLHGSLTAREMEIPLLVC; via the coding sequence GTGCCCGCACCCTTCGGGCCGGTCCCGGCGGACACCGACTTCGTCGAGCCCGACCTCTCCGGCGGTGGTCGCACGCTCGCCGACGTGCTGCCCGCCGTCTCGCGTGCCCTCGGCGTCGACGCAGGGCTGCCGACCGGCGGGCTCGAGCTGCCGCCCGCCCCGGCGTACGTCGTGATGCTGGTCGACGGCCTCGGCCACCGCCTGCTCGCCGAGCACCGGGCCCAGGCGCCCTTCCTGCACTCGCTGCTCGGTGAGGCGCCGGTGACCTGCGGGGTGCCCTCGACCACCGCCACCTCGCTCACCTCGCTGGGCACCGCCCTGCCCGCCGGCCAGCACGGCCTGGTCGGCTTCACCTCGCGGGTGCCCGAGAGCGGCGAGCTGCTCAACGCCCTGTTCTGGGACCAGCCGGTCGAGCCGACGGTGTGGCAGCCGCACGCCACGGCCTTCGACCGGCTCGGCGCGGCCGGCGTGCACACCACCGTGGTCAGCAAGCGCGACTTCGCCGGATCCGGCCTGACCCGGGCCGGCCAGCGGGGCGCGTCGTACGTCGGGGCCGACGACGTCGCCGAGCGGGTCGCGGGCGCGGTCGCCGCGGCCGCCCGCCGGCCCTCGGTGACCTACGTCTACGACGGCGACCTCGACTGGCACGGCCACCGCGCGGGCGTGGACTCCCAGCGCTGGCGCCACCAGCTGCGCGACATCGACGAGGACGCCCAGGAGCTGCGGGACGCGTTGCCCACCGACGTGAGGCTGGTGGTCGTCGCCGACCACGGCATGGTCGACACCACCCCGGCGACCAGCCTCGACCTCGACGCGCTGCCCGGCCTCCGCGACGGGGTCACCCTGCTGGGCGGGGAGGCGCGGTTCCGCCACGTCTACTGCCACGCCGGTGCCCTCGACGACGTGGCGGCCACCTGGCGCGAGCAGCTCGCCGGTCGGGCGACCGTGCTGACCCGCGACGAGGCCGTGGCCCGGGGCTGGTTCGGCCGGGTCGACGCCGGCGTGCGGCTGCGCATCGGGGACGTCGTCGCCGCCGCCCACGACGACTGGGCGCTCTTCAGCTCGGTCGACTTCGCCTACGAGACCCGTCTGGTGGGCCTGCACGGCTCGCTCACCGCCCGCGAGATGGAGATCCCGCTGCTGGTCTGCTGA
- a CDS encoding DUF5998 family protein produces MRPATAQDRFGDLVSAIEKTGYYPQVVAAGVGAAVAGEQVEAFLVHHEPTIDRDEVRRHITVVVLTASRLILCHTDEYAPDDLLPEPYTSTSTEAVRLSAVRSVVVNRMVANPEKFAGGGQPVPSEAVLTVGWGGLNRLDLEPAACSDPDCEADHGYTGVLASDDFSLRVSSAAEGQGAVDDLLVFAESLSARTRG; encoded by the coding sequence ATGCGTCCCGCAACCGCCCAGGACCGCTTCGGTGACCTGGTGTCCGCCATCGAGAAGACCGGCTACTACCCCCAGGTCGTGGCAGCCGGGGTGGGCGCCGCGGTCGCCGGCGAGCAGGTCGAGGCCTTCCTGGTCCACCACGAGCCCACCATCGACCGCGACGAGGTCCGGCGCCACATCACCGTCGTCGTGCTCACCGCGAGCCGGCTGATCCTGTGCCACACCGACGAGTACGCCCCCGACGACCTGCTGCCCGAGCCCTACACCTCGACCTCGACCGAGGCGGTGCGCCTCTCGGCGGTGCGCTCGGTGGTCGTCAACCGGATGGTGGCCAACCCCGAGAAGTTCGCCGGCGGCGGCCAGCCGGTCCCGAGCGAGGCCGTGCTGACGGTCGGCTGGGGCGGGCTCAACCGGCTCGACCTCGAGCCCGCCGCCTGCTCGGACCCCGACTGCGAGGCCGACCACGGCTACACCGGCGTCCTGGCCTCCGACGACTTCTCGCTGCGCGTCAGCTCCGCGGCCGAGGGCCAGGGCGCGGTCGACGACCTGCTCGTCTTCGCCGAGAGCCTGTCGGCGCGCACCCGGGGCTGA
- a CDS encoding bifunctional GNAT family N-acetyltransferase/acetate--CoA ligase family protein, whose translation MTTPETQTPSPTPRDYPDHWEADVLLRDGRTAHLRPILPTDADGLVEFYALVGQQSKYYRFFAPMPTLSDRDVQRFTNVDHRQRVAFVITLAQKILAVGRYDVIDAERAEVAFLVQDQHQGRGIGQLLLEHLAQAGRERGVKRFVAEVLPENRRMIQVFREQGYSVKGGWEEGVMHLEFDIDPTETSIGVIAAREHRSEAASIAAFLNARSVAVIGASRRRDTIGSLLVRNLVLGDYTGRVYVVNPAADSVAGMPSYPTVSDIPGDVDVAIVAVPAEAVQDVVLDCAAKGVHGLVVISSGFAETGEEGRRRQRKLVGLARSYGLRLIGPNCLGVINTASEVSLNASLAPVMPPRGRAGFFCQSGALGTAILEKVRGRGLGLSTFVSAGNRADVSGNDLLQYWEEDDATEVILLYLESIGNPRKFSRIARRVSRVKPIIAVRSGRTTQGVPMGHAVRHIAAPPEAVDAMFKQAGIIQVDTLDEMFDVAQLLAHQPLPSGSRVAIVGNSDALGLLAVDAAVAQGLTVTSATALGSEATAEDFEDALDAAIDDDHVDAVVAVYIPPLDAGGEEVANVLAAVGEQSDKPLVSTFLGREGVPELLRVPDLSGDTAGRGSVPSYPAVEAAVRALARVSEYAAWRTRDDESAAVLEGIELDQATRQVNELLMHHPEGHQLDDEELRALLACYGVDLWERAFVATADEAVAAGERLGWDVVLKATAERLRQRPDQAHVWRNIDDAAEMADAWQSLTQLVSNPADAEFVVQRTAPPGVPIAVNGLEDPLFGPAVSFGIAGALTDLVGDRAFRIPPISPLDAAETVRSVKAAPLLFGFRGSEQVDVEAVEELIRRVAQLKIDLPQVSTLDLVLVHANAEGVSVLHATARVDQVADARSDLFVRRLTAPAADTLPG comes from the coding sequence GTGACGACCCCGGAGACCCAGACCCCGTCTCCCACCCCCCGGGACTACCCCGACCACTGGGAGGCCGACGTCCTGCTGCGCGACGGCAGGACGGCCCACCTGCGCCCGATCCTGCCGACCGACGCCGACGGGCTGGTCGAGTTCTACGCCCTGGTGGGCCAGCAGTCGAAGTACTACCGCTTCTTCGCGCCGATGCCGACGCTCTCGGATCGCGACGTGCAGCGGTTCACCAACGTCGACCACCGCCAGCGGGTGGCGTTCGTGATCACGCTGGCCCAGAAGATCCTGGCCGTGGGGCGCTACGACGTCATCGACGCCGAGCGCGCCGAGGTCGCCTTCCTCGTCCAGGACCAGCACCAGGGCCGCGGCATCGGGCAGCTGCTGCTCGAGCACCTCGCCCAGGCCGGCCGCGAGCGGGGCGTGAAGCGCTTCGTGGCCGAGGTGCTGCCCGAGAACCGCAGGATGATCCAGGTCTTCCGCGAGCAGGGCTACTCGGTCAAGGGCGGCTGGGAGGAGGGGGTGATGCACCTCGAGTTCGACATCGACCCCACCGAGACCTCGATCGGGGTGATCGCCGCCCGCGAGCACCGCTCCGAGGCCGCCTCGATCGCCGCCTTCCTCAACGCCCGGTCCGTGGCGGTCATCGGCGCCTCGCGGCGCCGCGACACCATCGGCTCGCTGCTGGTGCGCAACCTCGTGCTCGGCGACTACACCGGCCGGGTCTACGTCGTGAACCCCGCGGCCGACTCCGTGGCGGGGATGCCGTCCTACCCCACGGTCAGCGACATCCCCGGCGACGTCGACGTCGCGATCGTCGCGGTGCCCGCCGAGGCGGTCCAGGACGTCGTGCTCGACTGCGCCGCCAAGGGCGTGCACGGGCTCGTGGTGATCTCCAGCGGCTTCGCCGAGACCGGCGAGGAGGGCCGCCGCCGGCAGCGCAAGCTGGTCGGCCTCGCCCGCTCCTACGGCCTGCGGCTGATCGGGCCCAACTGCCTCGGCGTCATCAACACCGCCTCCGAGGTCTCGCTCAACGCCTCGCTGGCGCCGGTGATGCCGCCGCGCGGGCGCGCGGGCTTCTTCTGCCAGTCCGGCGCGCTCGGCACCGCCATCCTGGAGAAGGTGCGCGGTCGCGGCCTCGGGCTCTCGACCTTCGTCAGCGCCGGCAACCGGGCCGACGTCTCGGGCAACGACCTCCTGCAGTACTGGGAGGAGGACGACGCCACCGAGGTGATCCTGCTCTACCTGGAGTCCATCGGTAACCCGCGCAAGTTCTCCCGGATCGCCCGCCGGGTCTCGCGGGTCAAGCCGATCATCGCCGTCCGCTCCGGTCGCACCACCCAGGGCGTCCCGATGGGCCACGCCGTACGCCACATCGCGGCACCGCCCGAGGCCGTCGACGCGATGTTCAAGCAGGCGGGGATCATCCAGGTCGACACCCTCGACGAGATGTTCGACGTCGCCCAGCTGCTCGCCCACCAGCCGCTGCCCTCGGGGTCGCGGGTGGCGATCGTCGGCAACTCCGACGCGCTGGGCCTGCTGGCCGTCGACGCGGCCGTGGCCCAGGGCCTCACCGTCACCAGCGCCACCGCGCTGGGCTCCGAGGCCACGGCCGAGGACTTCGAGGACGCGCTCGACGCCGCCATCGACGACGACCACGTCGACGCCGTCGTCGCGGTCTACATCCCGCCGCTGGACGCGGGCGGCGAGGAGGTCGCCAACGTCCTGGCCGCGGTGGGGGAGCAGTCCGACAAGCCGCTCGTCTCCACCTTCCTGGGCCGCGAGGGCGTCCCCGAGCTGCTGCGCGTGCCCGACCTGTCCGGCGACACCGCCGGCCGCGGGTCGGTCCCGTCCTACCCCGCGGTCGAGGCCGCGGTGCGTGCGCTGGCCCGCGTCTCGGAGTACGCCGCGTGGCGCACCCGCGACGACGAGTCGGCGGCCGTGCTCGAGGGCATCGAGCTCGACCAGGCCACCCGCCAGGTCAACGAGCTGCTCATGCACCACCCCGAGGGCCACCAGCTCGACGACGAGGAGCTGCGGGCGCTGCTCGCCTGCTACGGCGTCGACCTCTGGGAGCGCGCCTTCGTCGCCACCGCCGACGAGGCGGTCGCCGCGGGCGAGCGGCTCGGCTGGGACGTCGTGCTCAAGGCGACCGCGGAGCGGCTGCGGCAGCGTCCCGACCAGGCCCACGTGTGGCGCAACATCGACGACGCCGCCGAGATGGCCGACGCCTGGCAGTCGCTCACCCAGCTGGTGAGCAACCCCGCCGACGCCGAGTTCGTGGTGCAGCGCACCGCTCCTCCCGGCGTGCCCATCGCGGTCAACGGGCTCGAGGACCCCCTGTTCGGGCCGGCCGTCTCCTTCGGCATCGCCGGCGCGCTCACCGACCTGGTCGGCGACCGGGCCTTCCGGATCCCGCCGATCAGCCCGTTGGACGCGGCCGAGACGGTGCGCTCGGTCAAGGCCGCGCCGCTGCTGTTCGGCTTCCGGGGCAGCGAGCAGGTCGACGTCGAGGCGGTGGAGGAGCTGATCCGCCGGGTGGCCCAGCTCAAGATCGACCTGCCGCAGGTCAGCACGCTCGACCTCGTCCTGGTGCACGCCAACGCCGAGGGCGTCAGCGTGCTCCACGCCACCGCCCGCGTGGACCAGGTCGCCGACGCCCGCTCCGACCTGTTCGTGCGCCGCCTGACCGCGCCCGCGGCCGACACGCTCCCCGGCTGA
- a CDS encoding DNA gyrase/topoisomerase IV subunit A — MARRTTTPPPEDFEEHIVDIDVGDEMRTSFLEYAYSVIYSRALPDARDGLKPVQRRILYSMHDMGLRPDRGHVKSSRVVGEVMGRFHPHGDGAIYDALVRMAQPWSMRLPTVDGHGNFGSPDDSPAAMRYTEARMAPAAVAMTATIDEDTVDFRPNYDGREQEPAVLPAAIPHLLVNGAAGIAVGMATNIAPHNLVEVVQALRHLVKHPGADLDTLMRFVPGPDLPTGGKIIGLDGIRDAYESGRGSFRMRATTRIESVTPRRKGIVVTEMPYGVGTERVVAAIKKLVQGKKLQGISDIVDLTDGAHGLRLVIEVKNGFHPEAILEQLWRSTPLEESFGINNVALVDGQPRTLGLKEMLEVFLAHRYDVVRRRSAHRRGKAADRLHLVEGLITAILDIDEVIQLIRSSDDAAIARTRLIEVFELTEVQATYILDMPLRRLTRFSKLELDQEAEELRATIAALEEILGDDQKLREVVSAELAEVAKTYGTPRRTVLLESSGQTAKATTPLEVADDPCWVFLSSSGLLARTTSLDRPGDEGGRVRHDVVVSAVATTARGEVGVVTSAGRVVKLPVLDLPTLPSTASHPHLQGGAPVGEFVTLDGEQALALTGFDPGSPGLALGTRQGVVKRVVPEFLAGKDDWEVVALKDGDVVVGAVELTTGEEQLCFVSSDAQLLHFGASAVRPQGRGGGGIAGIKLAAGARVISFTAFDPTDAVLVTVSGASSALPGTETGSVKVTPFEEYPAKGRATGGVRCHRFLRGEDALVLAWAGPAPAQAAADSGAPVDLPEPVQRRDGSGVPSPQPIAACSGPVARLLGASASADVAG; from the coding sequence ATGGCCCGACGTACGACGACACCGCCCCCCGAGGACTTCGAGGAGCACATCGTCGACATCGACGTCGGCGACGAGATGCGCACCAGCTTCCTGGAGTACGCCTACTCCGTCATCTACTCCCGCGCCCTGCCCGACGCCCGCGACGGCCTGAAGCCGGTGCAGCGCCGGATCCTGTACTCCATGCACGACATGGGCCTGCGGCCCGACCGCGGTCACGTGAAGTCCTCGCGCGTGGTCGGCGAGGTGATGGGCCGCTTCCACCCCCACGGCGACGGCGCGATCTACGACGCCCTGGTCCGGATGGCCCAGCCCTGGTCGATGCGGCTGCCCACCGTCGACGGCCACGGCAACTTCGGCTCGCCCGACGACTCCCCCGCCGCGATGCGCTACACCGAGGCCCGGATGGCCCCGGCCGCCGTCGCGATGACCGCGACCATCGACGAGGACACCGTCGACTTCCGGCCCAACTACGACGGCCGCGAGCAGGAGCCGGCGGTGCTGCCCGCCGCGATCCCCCACCTCCTGGTCAACGGCGCCGCCGGCATCGCGGTCGGCATGGCCACCAACATCGCCCCCCACAACCTGGTCGAGGTCGTCCAGGCGCTGCGCCACCTGGTCAAGCACCCCGGCGCCGACCTCGACACCCTGATGCGCTTCGTCCCCGGCCCCGACCTGCCCACGGGCGGCAAGATCATCGGCCTCGACGGCATCCGTGACGCATACGAGAGCGGCCGCGGCAGCTTCCGGATGCGGGCCACCACCCGGATCGAGTCGGTGACGCCCCGCCGCAAGGGCATCGTGGTCACCGAGATGCCCTACGGCGTCGGCACCGAGCGCGTGGTCGCGGCCATCAAGAAGCTCGTCCAGGGCAAGAAGCTCCAGGGGATCAGCGACATCGTCGACCTCACCGACGGCGCCCACGGGCTGCGCCTGGTGATCGAGGTCAAGAACGGCTTCCACCCCGAGGCGATCCTCGAGCAGCTGTGGCGCAGCACCCCGCTCGAGGAGTCCTTCGGGATCAACAACGTCGCGCTGGTCGACGGCCAGCCCCGCACCCTGGGCCTCAAGGAGATGCTCGAGGTCTTCCTGGCCCACCGCTACGACGTCGTGCGCCGGCGCTCGGCCCACCGCCGCGGCAAGGCCGCCGACCGGCTGCACCTCGTCGAGGGCCTGATCACCGCCATCCTCGACATCGACGAGGTCATCCAGCTGATCCGCTCCAGCGACGACGCCGCGATCGCGCGGACGCGGCTGATCGAGGTCTTCGAGCTGACCGAGGTGCAGGCGACGTACATCCTCGACATGCCGCTGCGCCGGCTGACGAGGTTCTCCAAGCTCGAGCTCGACCAGGAGGCCGAGGAGCTGCGCGCCACCATCGCGGCGCTCGAGGAGATCCTCGGCGACGACCAGAAGCTGCGCGAGGTGGTCTCCGCGGAGCTCGCCGAGGTCGCGAAGACCTACGGCACCCCGCGCCGCACCGTGCTCCTGGAGTCCTCGGGCCAGACCGCGAAGGCCACCACGCCCCTGGAGGTGGCCGACGACCCGTGCTGGGTGTTCCTGTCCTCCTCCGGCCTGCTGGCCCGCACCACCTCGCTCGACCGGCCCGGCGACGAAGGCGGCCGGGTGCGCCACGACGTCGTGGTCTCGGCCGTGGCGACCACCGCCCGCGGCGAGGTCGGCGTGGTCACCTCCGCCGGCCGCGTGGTCAAGCTGCCCGTGCTCGACCTGCCCACGCTGCCGAGCACCGCCAGCCACCCCCACCTCCAGGGCGGGGCCCCGGTCGGGGAGTTCGTGACGCTCGACGGCGAGCAGGCGCTCGCCCTGACCGGCTTCGACCCCGGCTCCCCCGGGCTCGCGCTCGGCACCCGCCAGGGCGTGGTCAAGCGGGTCGTCCCCGAGTTCCTCGCCGGCAAGGACGACTGGGAGGTCGTCGCGCTCAAGGACGGCGACGTCGTGGTGGGGGCGGTGGAGCTGACCACGGGCGAGGAACAGCTGTGCTTCGTGAGCAGCGACGCCCAGCTGCTGCACTTCGGGGCCTCGGCGGTGCGGCCGCAGGGCCGCGGCGGCGGCGGCATCGCCGGCATCAAGCTCGCGGCTGGGGCCCGGGTGATCTCCTTCACCGCGTTCGACCCCACCGACGCCGTGCTGGTCACGGTCTCCGGCGCCTCGAGCGCGCTGCCCGGCACCGAGACCGGGTCGGTCAAGGTGACGCCGTTCGAGGAGTACCCCGCCAAGGGGCGCGCCACGGGTGGCGTGCGCTGCCACCGGTTCCTGCGCGGCGAGGACGCCCTCGTCCTCGCCTGGGCCGGCCCGGCGCCGGCCCAGGCCGCCGCCGACAGCGGCGCCCCCGTCGACCTGCCCGAGCCGGTGCAGAGGCGCGACGGCTCCGGGGTGCCCTCGCCCCAGCCGATCGCCGCCTGCTCCGGGCCTGTCGCACGCCTCCTCGGGGCTTCCGCCTCGGCTGACGTGGCAGGCTGA
- a CDS encoding LppX_LprAFG lipoprotein: MPAPTRRLASALSVLVLAATAAGCGGGGGEKADEPTPAEVMQSAKKAFDDAASVRVQLATTSTPTQGNGVLGASGVVTPAPAFEGDVKVLLSGLTATVPVTSVDGTVYAKLPLTTKYAEIDPTEYGAPDPASFGEPEGGLSSLLTDLDGLKEDGRTRDGEEVLTTYAGTLPGDAVKRIVPSADAKADYPTKVGVDDDGRATTVRITGPFFADGADVTYDVDFSDYDREVTVDSPAT, translated from the coding sequence ATGCCTGCGCCCACCCGCCGCCTCGCCTCCGCGCTGTCCGTCCTCGTGCTCGCCGCCACCGCGGCCGGGTGCGGCGGGGGCGGCGGCGAGAAGGCCGACGAGCCCACCCCCGCCGAGGTGATGCAGTCGGCCAAGAAGGCCTTCGACGACGCCGCCAGCGTGCGCGTCCAGCTCGCCACGACCTCCACCCCGACCCAGGGCAACGGCGTCCTGGGCGCCTCCGGCGTCGTCACCCCGGCGCCCGCGTTCGAGGGTGACGTGAAGGTGCTGCTCAGCGGGCTCACCGCCACGGTGCCGGTCACCTCGGTCGACGGCACCGTCTACGCCAAGCTCCCGCTGACCACGAAGTACGCCGAGATCGACCCGACCGAGTACGGCGCCCCCGACCCGGCCAGCTTCGGCGAGCCCGAGGGCGGGCTGTCCTCGCTGCTGACCGACCTCGACGGGCTGAAGGAGGACGGCAGGACCCGCGACGGCGAGGAGGTCCTCACGACGTACGCCGGCACGCTGCCCGGCGACGCGGTGAAGCGGATCGTCCCCAGCGCCGACGCGAAGGCCGACTACCCCACCAAGGTCGGCGTGGACGACGACGGCAGGGCGACCACCGTGCGCATCACCGGGCCGTTCTTCGCCGACGGCGCCGACGTCACCTACGACGTCGACTTCTCCGACTACGACCGCGAGGTCACCGTCGACTCCCCGGCCACCTAG
- a CDS encoding MFS transporter yields the protein MPDAPAPRPDPAARVLLALAAVAVAFAAADTYVVVLALPDMMGSVGLSVDQLQRAAPIVSGFLLGYVAMLPLIGRIADLRGRTPVLLASLLVFALGSLVTAAAYDLPSLVAGRFLQGVGGGGLVPVTLALVADLYPAERRGVPLGVVGAVQELGSVLGPLLGAVVLAVGDWRDIFWLNLAVGLVLAAAIRVLAARGGDSPRRSAPPGDPEPCRTSRTTPAGRPDVVGWLLLALTLTSGLLVMRQPDGLVTSVAWGAPFVPYAEGGSVWLSPLGTAAMVLALLLLAWCVLAPRPLFDARGWWGSVREADLLGAALLAVTLGGVILAFATADPEVQVFSEAGPVYLGVAAVAAVLFVLHNRRAAHPLVPHGAFRERPAWGAVLVSFFVGSALIAALVDIPIFARLTVADGNQLQAALVLVEFLVALPVGALVGGYLVRRVPVALVAAGGMLLAAAGFAVMTTWGPDSMGQAPSVAVLALTGLGFGLALAPVNAALLAATPAAVHGVASALLVVARMVGMLVGISALTTIGLRRYYSVQTDIPSPLEVCGDGRTRCPAYTEALSLAGLEQLQAIFAGAAVCAVVAAVLALLTLRAGRSAMPAGASSPA from the coding sequence GTGCCCGACGCCCCGGCCCCGCGTCCCGACCCGGCCGCGCGGGTCCTGCTCGCGCTGGCGGCGGTCGCCGTGGCGTTCGCGGCGGCCGACACCTACGTCGTGGTGCTCGCGCTGCCCGACATGATGGGCTCGGTCGGACTCTCGGTCGACCAGCTGCAGCGGGCGGCCCCGATCGTCAGCGGGTTCCTGCTCGGCTACGTCGCGATGCTGCCGCTCATCGGGCGGATCGCGGACCTGCGAGGCCGTACCCCGGTGCTGCTGGCCTCGCTGCTGGTCTTCGCGCTCGGCTCGCTGGTCACCGCCGCGGCGTACGACCTCCCGAGTCTGGTCGCCGGGCGCTTCCTCCAGGGCGTGGGCGGCGGCGGGCTGGTGCCGGTCACCCTCGCGCTGGTCGCCGACCTCTACCCCGCCGAGCGGCGCGGCGTGCCGCTGGGCGTGGTGGGGGCGGTCCAGGAGCTCGGCAGCGTCCTGGGACCCCTGCTCGGCGCCGTCGTGCTCGCGGTCGGCGACTGGCGCGACATCTTCTGGCTCAACCTCGCGGTCGGCCTCGTCCTCGCCGCAGCGATCCGGGTGCTCGCCGCCCGGGGGGGCGATAGTCCGAGACGTTCGGCACCCCCTGGCGACCCAGAACCGTGCCGAACGTCTCGGACTACCCCCGCGGGGCGCCCGGACGTCGTCGGCTGGCTGCTGCTCGCGCTCACCCTGACGAGCGGGCTGCTGGTGATGCGGCAGCCCGACGGCCTGGTCACCTCGGTCGCCTGGGGCGCGCCCTTCGTGCCGTACGCCGAGGGCGGGTCGGTGTGGCTCTCGCCGCTCGGCACCGCCGCGATGGTGCTCGCCCTGCTGCTGCTGGCGTGGTGCGTGCTGGCCCCGCGGCCGCTGTTCGACGCCCGCGGCTGGTGGGGCTCGGTGCGCGAGGCCGACCTCCTCGGGGCGGCGCTGCTCGCCGTGACGCTCGGCGGGGTGATCCTCGCCTTCGCGACCGCCGATCCCGAGGTGCAGGTGTTCTCCGAGGCCGGACCCGTCTACCTCGGTGTCGCCGCGGTGGCGGCGGTGCTGTTCGTGCTGCACAACCGCCGCGCGGCCCATCCGCTGGTGCCGCACGGCGCGTTCCGCGAGCGGCCGGCGTGGGGCGCGGTGCTGGTGAGCTTCTTCGTCGGGTCGGCGCTGATCGCCGCGCTGGTCGACATCCCGATCTTCGCCCGGCTGACCGTCGCCGACGGCAACCAGCTGCAGGCGGCGCTGGTGCTCGTGGAGTTCCTGGTCGCGCTGCCGGTCGGGGCCCTCGTCGGGGGCTACCTCGTGCGTCGGGTGCCGGTCGCCCTGGTCGCGGCGGGCGGGATGCTGCTGGCCGCCGCCGGCTTCGCCGTGATGACGACCTGGGGACCCGACTCGATGGGGCAGGCCCCCTCGGTGGCGGTGCTCGCGCTGACCGGCCTCGGGTTCGGCCTGGCGCTGGCACCGGTCAACGCCGCGCTGCTGGCCGCCACCCCCGCCGCCGTCCACGGTGTCGCGAGCGCCCTGCTCGTCGTGGCCCGGATGGTCGGCATGCTCGTCGGCATCTCGGCGCTGACCACGATCGGGCTGCGGCGCTACTACAGCGTGCAGACCGACATCCCGTCCCCGCTGGAGGTGTGCGGCGACGGACGCACCCGCTGCCCGGCGTACACCGAGGCGCTCTCGCTGGCCGGGCTCGAGCAGCTGCAGGCGATCTTCGCGGGCGCCGCGGTGTGCGCGGTCGTGGCCGCGGTCCTGGCGCTGCTCACGCTGCGGGCGGGCCGCAGCGCCATGCCTGCGGGCGCGTCGTCCCCGGCGTGA
- a CDS encoding beta-class carbonic anhydrase — MATADFDDLLAANRRFAETFDLGGFDGVAHAGIAIVTCMDSRIDPLGMLGLTPGDAKIFRNPGGRVTPQALEALVLGVHLLRVERILVVPHTRCAMASASQEELRERVSTSAGQDASWQTFGVVEDQRAALADDVHKVVAHPLIPEGTRVGGFLYDVDSGLLEQLV, encoded by the coding sequence GTGGCCACCGCTGACTTCGACGACCTGCTCGCCGCCAACCGACGCTTCGCCGAGACCTTCGACCTGGGCGGCTTCGACGGCGTCGCCCATGCCGGCATCGCGATCGTGACCTGCATGGACTCGCGCATCGACCCGCTGGGGATGCTGGGGCTCACGCCCGGCGACGCCAAGATCTTCCGCAACCCCGGCGGCCGCGTGACCCCCCAGGCGCTCGAGGCGCTCGTGCTCGGCGTCCACCTGCTGCGCGTCGAGCGCATCCTGGTCGTGCCCCACACCCGCTGCGCGATGGCCTCGGCCAGCCAGGAGGAGCTGCGCGAGCGCGTCTCCACCTCGGCCGGCCAGGACGCCTCGTGGCAGACCTTCGGCGTGGTCGAGGACCAGCGGGCCGCCCTGGCCGACGACGTCCACAAGGTGGTGGCCCACCCCCTCATCCCCGAGGGCACGCGCGTCGGCGGGTTCCTCTACGACGTCGACTCGGGCCTGCTCGAGCAGCTCGTCTAG